The Syntrophobotulus glycolicus DSM 8271 DNA window CTGCTCATGGGAACTATAACGAACCTTTGCCGGTTGAAAAAGATGATCGCTTTGGGCCAGGACCGGGGAAAGAGCGCCTTTGCTGAAAAGCTGGTCCATAATACTGCCGCTGGTCACAAATATCTCCGGCCCTTCTCCTCCAGCCTGCAGCTGCCACGTCTTCTCCACAAATTCACTTTCGGCAAGGTAATCCGCCTTAATCACCAGATCCGGATGGGCACTCATGATCTGGCTGCACTGTTTTAACAATTCATCGGCCTGGGCCCCGCTCAGGGAATACCAAACAGAAATAACCGCAGGAGCAGTTTCCTCGCCGCGATCAGAATTCCCGCATCCCAACGGCACCGATATCAGAAATATTACGATTAAAATAAGAAGCAACCCTTTTTTTGTTGTTTTACCCATTAGAAACTCCTTTTAGATCGTCCCTCATTTTAGTTTGCGCATTTAAAGAACTTTTTGTCTTTCCCGTAATAAAAGAGGTACCATCCTCCCTGAGCCTCCTGCGGAAGACCGTCTTTGGCTTTATTCAGGTTGGACATATCGACATGGAAATAGTCGATTGCGGTCGCTCGTTCCCATTGCCGTTTATCCATGGACTTGCTCTCAGGAATTCTGTCCTCCCACAAAGTCCTGTTCCGCCTTTGCTCTTTTGCCGTTTGATATCCTTTCGGTTCCAAAAGGTTTTTTCCCAAAAAATCCGGGATATTCCCCGGACGGTCTAAAAGATAATAATCAAATTTCAGGGTCTCCAGAAAAAAACCGAACCGGCGGCTCTCCTCTTTGGACGGAGTGGAGCCCAAAATATTTTTGACAAATAAACAAAGTTTCTCAAACAAGGCTTTTGGTTTCCAGGCCTGGCTAAACCACTTCCCTTTATGCCAGAAAGCCGCAAATTTTTGATAAAAAGTAAATGCGTCCGGGAAAAAACTTTCGGCATATTTCAAACTATAGGAAAATATTGCGGAATTATAGTACTTCTCCAGGAGCTCTTCTATCCTTGTCAGCTCCAGAATTTCCTGATGGCTTAAGCATTTGGTTTGAAGTACAGTATAAGGCGGATCAGGCAGATAGGTGATTCCATATTCTATGCTTTGGCTCTCCAGCGCCGAACCTTTGAGCACTTTAAGAAATCCCAGTTGCAGGCGGTCAGGCCTTACTTTGTAGACATCGTTAAAGGATTTTTTGAACTCTGCCGGGCCTTCCTCCGGCAGCCCGGCGATTAAATCCAGATGAACCGGGATGTTATCCTCATGTTGGATCTTCCTAATCTTTTCCTGCCAATCCTCAAAATTCTGCCGCCTGGCAATTGCCTCCAGCGTAGGCTGAAACGTGGACTGAACACCTATTTCCAATTGCAGCATTCCTTTGGGATAGGCAGCCAGATAATCCAGCCAGTCCTCATCCAGCAATTCACCGGCCATTTCACAATGGGCGCGGGGAACATCCTGGCCGGCACCTGCATATTTTGCTGCCTCTTCTTTAAAAATATCCAGGATAGCGAACGCATGCGCCTTGCGGACATTAAATGTCCTGTCCACAAATTTGACCGTTCTGGCCCCATATTGCAGGATATTCCGCAGAATAGCCCTGAATTTGGATGACTCCAAATAACGGACCCCTTTCAGAGCGGATGAGATACAAAAACTGCAATGAAAAGGACAGCCTCTTGTTGTCTCGACATAAACCAGCTTCCCCCGCAGATCTTCAGGCTCCGAGTAAGGATTAGGGAGATGATTCAGTTCCGGAAGCAAGGCCTCTCGACTATTACTGACGATCTTATCCTTATGCCGCCACAACACCCCCGGTATATTTTCCGGGTCCAAACCCATCCTCCATGCCTGAAGCAGCTCGGGCAGAATCAATTCCCCTTCTCCAACAATAATGGCGTCAGCCTGAGGATTGTTCTTTAAAATTGCCGCGGAATCATAAGATACCTCCGGCCCTCCTAAAATGAAGCGTGTTTCAGGCAGCACAAGCTTAAGTCTCCGCACTAGAGAAAGTACCATGATGATATTCCAAATATAACAGGAGAAACCAATAAAATCCGGTTTCTCTTCATAGATTGCAGCAGCAATCCTTTCCGGCTGTTCATTGATCGAAAATTCCTTGCATTGAATTCCCCAAGAGCCGCCAAAGTCATTCTGCTTGGATTTTAGGGTTTGGCGCAAACTGCGTATCGCCGGATTCGTGTGGACATAACGGGCATTGATCGCTGCCAACAATAGCTTCACCTTAATTTTGCTCCTGTTTGATTTCTTGAGCAAGCACCAGGTTTTCGATGGCCTTGGCTACTCCGTCCTCAGCGTTGGAATCCGTTATGTAATCGGCTATTTCTTTTATTTCCTCCCGGGCATTGCCCATGGCCACACCGATCCCGGCATATTCAATCATTTCCCGGTCATTCCAACTGTCTCCGATAGCCATGACCTCTTCCCTCCGTATGCCCAGCTGGTCGGCCAGATCTTTAATGGCCGTTCCTTTGTTCACACTTTTATTTAACAGATCAAGGTAAATCGGTCGGGACGAAGTAAAATGCAGGCTTTGTGCATAGCGGGATGTCAATTCTCCGGTCAATTCGGCAATTTCTTTTTCCCGGCCTATCAAAAGAATCTTTTCAAATCCTTCTTTTTCTTCTTTCATCAACGCGAAAACATCGGTTTCCTCAACATTAACCCCGGACATTCTCCGGTAGTAATCAGAATATTCATTGGCCTGATTGACAAAGACCCTATCCTTTACATAAACCTGAGTATGGACTTTTCGATCAAGCAGTTCCCTGATAATCGGCTCAGCTAAGGATATGGGAATAACCTTGCGGTATAGAACTTCACCGCTTAAAGCCTCTTCAACCAGTGCTCCATGATAGGTAATCACAGGGACGTCCAACCCGAGTTCCTTTGCGAATTTCCTGCAGGATGCGGCCATTCTGCCCGTTGCCAGAGTAACCCTTACCCCCTGGGCCGCCGCTTGCCGGATCGCCTCCACATTGCGCCGAGAAATCTTCCAATCATGATTTAACAGCGTTTCATCCATATCAATAGCGATAAGCTTGATCATTCCGATTTCTCCTTCAACATTCCATTTATCAGTATTATAGCATATTCCTATCCGGAAAAAAAAACAGCTTGAGCAGCTCCCGGGGCTATCGTTGTCCGGTAATCAAGGGTTTACCTTTCTTTTTCTTTGGAACTTTTCCGCCAGGCAAATTCACTATTTTCCACTTATTGGTATTGTCACAGCAAAAAATTTTTTCATATATTATATCGCACCGATATAATAAAGGGGATGAGAATGAGATGATGATACCGCCAACCAATTATCCTACTCTGCAAATTGGCTCAACAGGACCTGCGGTTGTACATTTACAAGAAAGCTTAGTCGTTCAGGGCTTTGACCCTGGGATGATTGACGGAATATTCGGCCCAAAAACGCAGGCTGCTGTAATTGCCTTCCAGTCTTGTTGTTGCCTGGTCCCTGACGGCATTGTAGGACCTATTACATGGGCAGCGCTTGAAGCCGCCTGCCCGCCGCCTCTGGACCATCTTTCCGGAGCGCAGATGTCTTCCTGCATGCCTTATGTCTCTCAGGCGGGCTGCGCTCCTTCCGCTCCCGCCCGCCCGGCGCGCACTCAGAGCTGCCCTACTCTCAGAGAAGGTTCACGGGGAGCTTCAGTCAGAGAGCTTCAGACTCTTTTAAGCAACCATGGCTTTAATCCCGGGCCGATTGATGGTATTTTCGGTCCAAGAACCCGGGCGGCTGTTGTCTCCTTCCAGACCAGCAAGGGTTTGTCCCCGGATGGTATTGTCGGCCCAAGAACCTGGGCAGCGTTAGGCGTCAATTGTACTTCCTCTCCCTCGACAAAGTGCCCGACCTTGAGAAGGGGATCAAGAGGCTCTTCAGTCAGAACACTGCAGACCCGCCTGAACAACCAAGGTTTTAATCCCGGTCCTATCGATGGAATCTTTGGTTCAAGAACCCAGGCGGCTGTGATTGCTTTTCAGAACAGCAGATGCCTTTCCCCTGACGGCATCGTCGGTCGAAAAACCTGGGCGGCATTGGGTGGCTGCTGTTAAGCATCCCGCTTAAATAAGCCGATAAGTGTATGGAAACATGGCAAAGATCAGAAAAAGGGCATCTCAGGATTAAGCTTGAGATGCCTCTTTCTTATGATTTTTTAATTAATTTTTTTTCGGTTGTTCCTTTGTTCCGGTCTTACTCAGCCGATGTTTCTGAACTTGCTGGCCGGGACTCCGCAGACCGGACATTTTTCCGGGGCGCTCCCTTCGTGAATATAGCCGCAAATCCCGCAGAAGTAATAATCCTTGTCTTGCTCCAGGGAGTCTAAAGCCTTCTGGTAAAGCTCGGCATGAGACTTTTCCGCTTCGTTTGCCAAATGGAACACTCTTTTGGCTGTTTTTTCCTCACCGGCTTCAGCTTCAGCAATGAATCCAGGATACATCACGGTAAATTCGTATGTCTCCCCCTCAATAGCCGCTTTTAAATTCTCAGCAGTCGTGTTCACCATACCTAACGCATTCAACTGGCTTAAAGCGTGAAGGGTTTCCGCCTCGGCCGCGGCTCTGAAAAGCTTTGCCACTCCTTTATAGCCTTCTTCGTCAGCTTTTTTGGCAAACGCAAGATATTTGCGGTTAGCCTGAGATTCCCCGGCAAATGATGTTTTGAGATTATCTTTCGTACTCATGATTTCCCTCCTGTGAAAAATATTTGATATAATTATTATTACATAATACTTCTATAATAGTAAATACAAAAGGAGCGCCTATGAGAGTACACGGTGAAACAGAAGGCTTAAAAAGTTCCGTATTGGAAAGATTGGACGCCCTTTATGACTTGCGTATTCCCCAGAATCAGCTCTGGACAGAATCCTTGGTTGAGGAAATCTCTTCTGTTTCTTCTGGAATCAACCGCGAAATCGCCGTCTATCTGGATCGTAAAGGAAACGTGACCGATGTCAGTATTGGGGACCATCAAACAGTGACTCTGACCGAGGTCGCGGGAAAACGAAACACCCGCCGGCTGACGGGAACAAGATGCCTTCATACCCATCCCGGGGGCAGCGGGATGCTATCCTCTGTCGATATCAGTTCTCTCAAGATATTGCGTCTTGATGCCATGATCGCAGTATCTGTACGCGATGGCTGCCCCGGTGAACTGTTTGTCGGCGTGCTTTCGCCGGAAAATCCGGATGGGATCGAGCTTTTCGGGCCGCTCAGTCCGGGTCAGACCTCTTTTGCCGAATTGCTGGAGTCTATCCGGCATACTGATGATACCCTGCGCAAAACCCTGCCTGAAAATCTCAGTGAAGCAGAAAGAACTGTTCTGGTTGGAGTTCAGACCCAGGAATCCCGTGACCTTAATGGGATAAGTGAAGCCGATGTCTCATTAGGCGAACTTGAGGAGCTGGCCAAAACAGCTGGAGCCACCGTTGTCGGCAAAATTTTGCAAAAACGTGACAGCCTCAGTTCATCGACCATCATCGGCCGCGGCAAACTGAATGAGCTCCGGCTTCTTGCCCAGGCCCTGGAGGCCGATACTGTGATCTTTGACTGTGAAATCTCCGGGACCCAGCAGCGAAACATTGAACAAATCCTGGGTATAAAAGTCCTCTCCCGCCCAAGCCTGATTCTGGACATTTTCGCCCAGCGGGCGCGCTCCCGTGAAGGGATGCTGCAGGTGGAACTGGCCCAGATGGAATACCGGCTTCCTCGTCTGATGGGAATGGGCTTGTCTCTTTCCCGCCTGGGCGGGGGTATCGGAACCCGTGGTCCCGGTGAAACCAAGCTTGAAACTGACCGGCGCCATATCCGGACACGGATCACCCATCTTAGAGCACAGCTTGCCGGTATCCGCAAACAACGCGGAGTATTGCGAAGCGAACGTCAAAAGAGCGGAATTCCGGTTGTCTCTATTGTCGGATACACCAATGCGGGAAAATCTACTCTCTTGAATACCCTGTGCCAAACCGCCGTCTTCGCTGAGGACAAATTATTTGCTACCCTTGATCCAACTACACGCAAACTGGAATTCAGTGATGACCGTACTGTTCTGCTCACCGATACCGTAGGCTTCATCCGCAAGCTCCCCCACCATCTGCTTGAAGCTTTTAAGTCAACTCTGGAAGAGGTTGTCCTGTCCGATCTAATCCTGATTGTAGTTGATGCTTCCGATCCTCAGGTCGAGGACCATATTCGGATCGTTGATGAAATTCTCGGGGAATTAGGAGCATCAGCCAAACCGGCTATCATTGTTTTAAATAAAATCGACAAGCTGGCGGATAATCCC harbors:
- a CDS encoding rubrerythrin family protein; translated protein: MSTKDNLKTSFAGESQANRKYLAFAKKADEEGYKGVAKLFRAAAEAETLHALSQLNALGMVNTTAENLKAAIEGETYEFTVMYPGFIAEAEAGEEKTAKRVFHLANEAEKSHAELYQKALDSLEQDKDYYFCGICGYIHEGSAPEKCPVCGVPASKFRNIG
- a CDS encoding peptidoglycan-binding domain-containing protein, which produces MMIPPTNYPTLQIGSTGPAVVHLQESLVVQGFDPGMIDGIFGPKTQAAVIAFQSCCCLVPDGIVGPITWAALEAACPPPLDHLSGAQMSSCMPYVSQAGCAPSAPARPARTQSCPTLREGSRGASVRELQTLLSNHGFNPGPIDGIFGPRTRAAVVSFQTSKGLSPDGIVGPRTWAALGVNCTSSPSTKCPTLRRGSRGSSVRTLQTRLNNQGFNPGPIDGIFGSRTQAAVIAFQNSRCLSPDGIVGRKTWAALGGCC
- a CDS encoding B12-binding domain-containing radical SAM protein, producing MKLLLAAINARYVHTNPAIRSLRQTLKSKQNDFGGSWGIQCKEFSINEQPERIAAAIYEEKPDFIGFSCYIWNIIMVLSLVRRLKLVLPETRFILGGPEVSYDSAAILKNNPQADAIIVGEGELILPELLQAWRMGLDPENIPGVLWRHKDKIVSNSREALLPELNHLPNPYSEPEDLRGKLVYVETTRGCPFHCSFCISSALKGVRYLESSKFRAILRNILQYGARTVKFVDRTFNVRKAHAFAILDIFKEEAAKYAGAGQDVPRAHCEMAGELLDEDWLDYLAAYPKGMLQLEIGVQSTFQPTLEAIARRQNFEDWQEKIRKIQHEDNIPVHLDLIAGLPEEGPAEFKKSFNDVYKVRPDRLQLGFLKVLKGSALESQSIEYGITYLPDPPYTVLQTKCLSHQEILELTRIEELLEKYYNSAIFSYSLKYAESFFPDAFTFYQKFAAFWHKGKWFSQAWKPKALFEKLCLFVKNILGSTPSKEESRRFGFFLETLKFDYYLLDRPGNIPDFLGKNLLEPKGYQTAKEQRRNRTLWEDRIPESKSMDKRQWERATAIDYFHVDMSNLNKAKDGLPQEAQGGWYLFYYGKDKKFFKCAN
- a CDS encoding Cof-type HAD-IIB family hydrolase, which produces MIKLIAIDMDETLLNHDWKISRRNVEAIRQAAAQGVRVTLATGRMAASCRKFAKELGLDVPVITYHGALVEEALSGEVLYRKVIPISLAEPIIRELLDRKVHTQVYVKDRVFVNQANEYSDYYRRMSGVNVEETDVFALMKEEKEGFEKILLIGREKEIAELTGELTSRYAQSLHFTSSRPIYLDLLNKSVNKGTAIKDLADQLGIRREEVMAIGDSWNDREMIEYAGIGVAMGNAREEIKEIADYITDSNAEDGVAKAIENLVLAQEIKQEQN
- the hflX gene encoding GTPase HflX, which encodes MRVHGETEGLKSSVLERLDALYDLRIPQNQLWTESLVEEISSVSSGINREIAVYLDRKGNVTDVSIGDHQTVTLTEVAGKRNTRRLTGTRCLHTHPGGSGMLSSVDISSLKILRLDAMIAVSVRDGCPGELFVGVLSPENPDGIELFGPLSPGQTSFAELLESIRHTDDTLRKTLPENLSEAERTVLVGVQTQESRDLNGISEADVSLGELEELAKTAGATVVGKILQKRDSLSSSTIIGRGKLNELRLLAQALEADTVIFDCEISGTQQRNIEQILGIKVLSRPSLILDIFAQRARSREGMLQVELAQMEYRLPRLMGMGLSLSRLGGGIGTRGPGETKLETDRRHIRTRITHLRAQLAGIRKQRGVLRSERQKSGIPVVSIVGYTNAGKSTLLNTLCQTAVFAEDKLFATLDPTTRKLEFSDDRTVLLTDTVGFIRKLPHHLLEAFKSTLEEVVLSDLILIVVDASDPQVEDHIRIVDEILGELGASAKPAIIVLNKIDKLADNPVILSRENRPVIEISARTGLGLDHLKHGIEKILYSNRVRVKLAVPFQDGAVMAWLYANSKVLSATYDENVNIVQAELDKALLKKVSPYRIN